The Burkholderia ambifaria AMMD genome contains the following window.
CAGCGCCGATTCTTGAATTTGAATCAAATATTTTTGACCTCTGAAGGCGTTTATCTCATCAGTCCCGAACGCCAGAATGACTTCCATACCGAACCCGTTCCACTTTCCCAGGAGCCCACGATGAGCAACGTTCCCGCATTCGGCCTCGGCACCTTCCGCCTGCAGGGCCAGGTCGTCATCGACTCGGTCCGCAACGGCCTCGACGTCGGCTACCGCGCGATCGACACCGCGCAGATCTACGGCAACGAAGCCGAAGTCGGCGAAGCGATCGCCGCATCGGGCGTGCGCCGCGAAGACCTGTTCCTCACGACCAAGATCTGGGTCGACAACTACGCGCCGGAAAAACTGGCGGCCAGCCTCGAGGAAAGCCTGCGCAAGCTGCGCACCGACATCGTCGACCTGACGCTGATCCACTGGCCGGCGCCGGGCAACGGCGTGTCGATCCACGCGTTCATGACCGCGCTCGCCGACGCGAAGGCGAAGGGCCTCACGCGCCAGATCGGCATCTCGAACTTCAACATCGAACTGACGAAGGAAGCGATCGCGGCCGTCGGCAAGGATGCGATCGCGACGAACCAGATCGAACTGAGCCCGTACCTGCAGAACCGCAAGCTGGTCGAGTTCCTGAACGGCGAAGGCATCCACGTGACGTCGTACATGACGCTCGCCTACGGCAAGGTGCTCGGCGACCCGGTGATCGGCGCGATCGCGCAACGTCACGACGCGACGCCGGCGCAGGTTGCGCTCGCGTGGGCGCTGCAGCTCGGCTACTCGGTGATTCCGTCGTCGACGAAGCGCGAGAACCTCGCGAGCAACCTGCTCGCGCAGACGCTGCGCCTGACCGACGAAGACATGGCGCAGATCGCCGCGCTCGAGCGCAACGGCCGCGAAGTCGACCCAGCCGGCCTCGCGCCGACGTGGGACTAAGCGCGCCTCACTCGTAATCGACCCGTCCGCGGCCAGCCGGCCGCGGCACCCGACAGGACCTCACCATGACCCACGACCCGCTTTTTCAACCGCTGCGATTCGGCGCGCTGACGCTGCCGAACCGTATCGTGATGCCGCCGATGACGCGTTCGCGCGCGAGCCAGCCCGGCGACGAAGCCAACGAACTGATGGCCGCGTATTACGCGCAGCGCGCGAGCGCCGGCCTGATCGTCAGCGAAGGCACCTACATCGCGCCGCTCGGCAAGGGCTACGCGTGGACGCCCGGCATCCACACGCCGTCGCAGGTCGCCGGCTGGCGCCGGGTGACGGACGCCGTGCACGCCGCGCACGGCCGCATTTTCGCGCAGCTGTGGCATGTCGGCCGGCTCAGCCATACGAGCCTGCTCGGTGGCAAGCAACCGGTGTCGTCGTCGCCGATCCAGGCGAAAGGCGTGAACGTGTTCATCGCCGGCGAGGACGGCAGCACGCCGGGCTTCGTGCAGGCGTCCGAGCCGCGCGCGCTGTCCGTCGACGAGATCCGCGAGATCGTCGATCAATACCGCGCCGCCGCCCGCAACGCGATCGAGGCCGGCTTCGACGGCGTCGAGCTGCACGGCGCGAACGGCTATCTCGTGAACCAGTTCATCGATTCGAACGCGAACACGCGCACCGACGCGTACGGCGGCTCGCTGGAAAACCGGCTGCGCTTCCTGCGCGAAGTCGTGCAGGCGCTGATCGAAGGCACCGGCGACGCGTCGCGCGTCGGCGTCCGCCTCGCGCCGCTGACCACGTTGAACGGCTGCGTCGACGACGATCCGGAAACGACCTACCTCGCCGCCGCGAAGCTGCTCGGCGAACTCGGCATCGGCTACCTGCACATCGCGGAAGCCGACTGGGACGACGCGCCGCTGATGCCGGTCGAGTTCAAGCGGCAACTGCGCGCGGCGTTCCCCGGCGTGCTGATCTACGCCGGCGCATACACGGCCGAACGCGCCCGCGAAGCGATCGCCGCCGGCTGGGCCGACCTGATCGCATTCGGCCGCCCGTTCGTCGCGAACCCCGACCTGCCCGAGCGCCTGCGCACCGGTGCCGCGCTCGCGCCGCACGATCGCAACACGCTGTTCGGCGGCGGTGCGAAAGGCCTGATCGACTATCCGACGCTCGCGCAGGCCGCGGCCTGAGCGGGCGGCCGCAACGACTCCGAGACTGCTCATGAGAATCACGCTCCCTTCCCGCCTGGGTTTCGGCACCGCGCCGCTGGGCAACATGTACCGGGACATCCCGCACGAAGAAGCGCTGGCCACCGTCGATGCGGCGTGGCGGGGCGGCATCCGCTACTTCGACGCCGCGCCGCTGTATGGCGCCGGCCTCGCCGAGCTGCGTCTCGGTGAAGCGCTCACCGGACGGCCGCGCGACGAATATGCGCTCGGCACCAAGGTCGGCCGGCTCGTCCTCGACGAACACGAGGACGCGTCGCAACGCGATCTCGGCGAAAAAGGCGGGCTGTTCCGTCACGGGCTGCCGAACCGGATCGTCTACGACTACACCGCGGACGGCACGCTGCGCTCGATCGAGGCCAGCCTCGCACGGCTGCGCACCGACCGGCTCGACACCGTGTGGATTCACGATCCGGCCGTCGATTTTCACGGCGACGCATGGCGCGACGTGTTCGACGTCGCGATGTCGGGCGCGGCGAAGGCGCTCACGCGGCTGCGCGACGAGAAGGTCATCAAGGGCTGGGGGCTCGGCGTGAACCGCGTCGAGCCGTGCGAACTCGCACTCGAGCGTTCGGATCCAGACGGCTTCCTGCTCGCCGGACGCTATACGCTGCTCGATCACGCGGGTGCGCTCGAACGGCTGATGCCGGAAAGCGCCGCGCGCGGGCTCGGGATCATCGTCGGCGGCCCGTACAACTCGGGCGTGCTGGCGGGCGGCACGCATTTCGAGTACCAGCCGGCCACGCAGGCGATGCTCGAGCGCGTCGCGCGCATCCGTGGGCTCTGCGAACGGTTCGGTGTCGACATTCGCGCGGTGGCCTTGCAGTTCTCGCTCGCCCATCCGGCCGTCGCGGCAGCGATTCCCGGCGCCAGCCGGCCCGAGCGCATCGACGAGAACCTGCGTCTCGCGGCGGCGCCGATCCCGGCGGCACTGTGGGCGGCGCTGAAGGCCGAGCGCCTGATCGCCGAGCACGCACCGACGCCGGCCGGCGCGGATTGAAGCGGTCTCAAGCGGTCTGAAGCGGCGGACGTAGCCGCTGCGGCGCGCAGCGGTGGCGTTCGCGCGCCGGCAATCGCGGCGGCTATCGTCGCGATTGCCATTTCCGAATTGCAGCCTGCGCAATCGGCGTCTAGCGTTTACGGGTTCGACTCCGCACGATCGTCACCCGACCTGAAAGGACGCGCCGCCATGCCAAGCCCCTCCCCGACACGCGACATGTTGCTGGCCTTCGCAGCCGGTCTTTCATTCGCGGCCTGCGCCGCGCCGGCCTACGCCGACGATGCCGCCGGCCTCGCGCCGCCCGGCCCCGCGACACCCGTGCTGTCGACGACGGCGACCGGCGTGCAGATCTACACATGCGAATACGATGCCGACCACCGGCTCGCGTGGGCATTCCAGCGCCCGGAAGCGATGCTGTTCGATGCCGGCGGCACGCTCGTCGTGCGGCACGGCGCGGGGCCGTCATGGGAAGCGCTCGATGGCAGCCGCATCACCGGCAAGAAGCTCGCGGAAGCGCCGAGCGCGCGCGCCGGCAGCGTTCCTCAATTGCTGCTCGCCGCGACGCCGGCCGCAACGGGCACGAAGGCCGCGGCCGGCACGCTCGCCGGCGTGCGCTTCGTGCAGCGGCTCGACACCGCGGGCGGCACGCCGCCGGAGCCCGCGTGTTCGACCGAGCATGCGGTCGGCCGCTTTCCGTATTTCGCGCGCTACGTGTTCCTGAAGTAACGCACGACGGCGGCCGCCCGAATCAGGGCGCCGCCGTCACATGCGACTTGATCAGTTATCCTTTGTTTTTACGGCATCGCTCCGCTTCCGCGCGATGCCTCAGCCTCAGCGAATCCGCATCGATAGTTCGACATCGCCACCGAACGGCACCGACAGATAGCCGTTCTGCGGCGCGCGCACGTAGGCGAGGTAGTCGGGGCTGTATTCCGCATTGTCGGCAACGACGAACGCGCCGGCCCGCAGCCGCGGCTCGACCCGTTCGAGAATCTCCGGATACAACGCCTTCGCGCCGTCGAGCAGCAGCAAGTCGACCGTGTCCGGCAGATCGCTGGCCAGCGTGCGCAACGCATCGCCTTCCCGAATCTCCACCAGATCGGCCAGCCCGGCCGCCGCCAGATTGGCGCGCGCCCGCGCGACCTTCGACGCTTCGAACTCGCTCGTGATCACCCGGCCGCCGCCGTTGTCGCGCAGCGCGGCCGCAAGGTGCAGCGTCGAGATGCCGAACGACGTGCCGAACTCGACGATCGACCGTGCGCCGCAGCCGCGCGCGAGCATGTACAGCAGCGTGCCCGTCTCGCGCGACACCGCGAGCGGATAGTCCTTCAGGCGTGCATAGAAATCGGCGTAATCGGTCTTGCTGCGCATCAGCCGCATTTGCTCGTCGTGCGACACGTTGGCGAAATCCGGGTTCGATGCGGGCGACGAGGCTTCGGCTTCGTCGAACAGGCGCGCGAGCAGCGACGCCAACGGGTCGTGAATCAGGGTGGTCATGCGAATCTCCGAAGTCAGGTTGAGTGCGTCAGTACGCCCGACTAGAATATGACGAATCATTCAGGTTTTACTATTCGCATTGGCAGACCCGTCATGACCGACCGCCGCAACGCCCCGATCGCCTCGCGCAAGCAGCCCAAGCAGGCCCGCTCGACCCGTCTCGTCGACGACGTGCTGCAGGCCGCTATTCAGGTTTTGGCGACCGAAGGCGCGCAGCGCTTCACGATGGCGCGCGTGGCCGAGCGCGCCGGCGTGAGTGTCGGCTCGCTGTACCAGTACTTCCCGAACAAGGCGGCCGTGCTGTTCCGGCTCCAGCACGACGAATGGCGGCAGACCTCCGAGATGCTGTGCGGGATGCTGCAGGACACGCGCCAGACGCCGCCCGAGCGGCTGCGCACTGCCGTCCACGCGTTCATCCGTTCGGAATGCGACGAGGCGTCGATGCGCATTGCGCTCGACGACGCCGCGCCCCTCTATCGCGACGCCCCGGAGGCGCGAGAAGTGAAGGCCGAGGGCAACCGCGTCTTCAGCGCGTTCATGCGCGAAATGCTGCCCGACGTGTCGGACGCCACGCATGCGCTCGCGTGCGAACTGGTCATGACGACGCTCACGACGGGCGGCAAGGCGTTCTCCGAAACCGAGCGCACGCCCGCGGAAATCGACGCCTATTCGAACGCGATGGCCGACATGTTCTGCGTGTACCTCGCGCATCTCGCGCAGGCTTGACGGACAAGGCGCCAGGACCAGGCGCCAGCGCGGCACCGATATCATCCGGATTTGGGTTGCGCGCGGCCGCTTTTAAGCGTCCGCCCGGCCTCGACGAAAGACATCCGTAAGCCTCGACGCATCACCCTGCCCGCCGCCCCCGCCTTCAAATAATCGCCTTAACGGATTCGAACTAGGCGTATACACGCGTTCCGCGACGACGAAGCCCCGTTGCACGCCGATATAAGCGCTGCGACATGCGCTGCATGCTCTTCCCCCAATGGGACGTGATGGGCCGTTCGCCTAACCTTCGCTACGGCAAAGCGCACGTGACGGGGTCGACCCCACCACGCGTCGTACGACGCGACACACTCGCGCCCGCTTCGAAGCGCGTACGACGACATGGCTCACGCGTCATGCGTCATGCGTCCCCACGACGTTGCCGACAATTTCAACCAGATACGAGACACCCTGACGACGGTCCGCTACAGGCCGTTTCAGCATGCTGATAAAGGAGCAAGCTCATGAGTGATACCCCGGTGCAGCCGACGGTCGGCGTCGGTGCGGAACAACCCGACTTCGGCACCAAGGGAGCCATCGACCGGTACTTCGACATTTCGTCGCGCGGCAGCACGCAGCGTCGCGAAATCGTCGCGGGCGTGACCACTTTCCTCGCGATGGTCTATTCCGTGTTCGTCGTGCCCGGGATGTTCGGCAAGGCCGGCTTCGACACCAGCGCGGTATTCGTCGCGGTCTGCCTCACCACCGCCTTCGGTTCGCTGCTGATGGGCCTGTGGGCGAAGCTGCCGATCGCGATCGGCTGCGCGATTTCGCTGACGGCGTTCACCGCGTTCGGTCTCGTGCTCGGCAAGGGCCTGCCGCCCACCGTCGCGCTCGGCGCCGTGTTCCTGATGGG
Protein-coding sequences here:
- the dkgB gene encoding 2,5-didehydrogluconate reductase DkgB, with the translated sequence MSNVPAFGLGTFRLQGQVVIDSVRNGLDVGYRAIDTAQIYGNEAEVGEAIAASGVRREDLFLTTKIWVDNYAPEKLAASLEESLRKLRTDIVDLTLIHWPAPGNGVSIHAFMTALADAKAKGLTRQIGISNFNIELTKEAIAAVGKDAIATNQIELSPYLQNRKLVEFLNGEGIHVTSYMTLAYGKVLGDPVIGAIAQRHDATPAQVALAWALQLGYSVIPSSTKRENLASNLLAQTLRLTDEDMAQIAALERNGREVDPAGLAPTWD
- a CDS encoding O-methyltransferase, which gives rise to MTTLIHDPLASLLARLFDEAEASSPASNPDFANVSHDEQMRLMRSKTDYADFYARLKDYPLAVSRETGTLLYMLARGCGARSIVEFGTSFGISTLHLAAALRDNGGGRVITSEFEASKVARARANLAAAGLADLVEIREGDALRTLASDLPDTVDLLLLDGAKALYPEILERVEPRLRAGAFVVADNAEYSPDYLAYVRAPQNGYLSVPFGGDVELSMRIR
- a CDS encoding DUF3455 domain-containing protein, with the protein product MPSPSPTRDMLLAFAAGLSFAACAAPAYADDAAGLAPPGPATPVLSTTATGVQIYTCEYDADHRLAWAFQRPEAMLFDAGGTLVVRHGAGPSWEALDGSRITGKKLAEAPSARAGSVPQLLLAATPAATGTKAAAGTLAGVRFVQRLDTAGGTPPEPACSTEHAVGRFPYFARYVFLK
- a CDS encoding aldo/keto reductase, which gives rise to MRITLPSRLGFGTAPLGNMYRDIPHEEALATVDAAWRGGIRYFDAAPLYGAGLAELRLGEALTGRPRDEYALGTKVGRLVLDEHEDASQRDLGEKGGLFRHGLPNRIVYDYTADGTLRSIEASLARLRTDRLDTVWIHDPAVDFHGDAWRDVFDVAMSGAAKALTRLRDEKVIKGWGLGVNRVEPCELALERSDPDGFLLAGRYTLLDHAGALERLMPESAARGLGIIVGGPYNSGVLAGGTHFEYQPATQAMLERVARIRGLCERFGVDIRAVALQFSLAHPAVAAAIPGASRPERIDENLRLAAAPIPAALWAALKAERLIAEHAPTPAGAD
- a CDS encoding TetR family transcriptional regulator; this encodes MTNHSGFTIRIGRPVMTDRRNAPIASRKQPKQARSTRLVDDVLQAAIQVLATEGAQRFTMARVAERAGVSVGSLYQYFPNKAAVLFRLQHDEWRQTSEMLCGMLQDTRQTPPERLRTAVHAFIRSECDEASMRIALDDAAPLYRDAPEAREVKAEGNRVFSAFMREMLPDVSDATHALACELVMTTLTTGGKAFSETERTPAEIDAYSNAMADMFCVYLAHLAQA
- a CDS encoding alkene reductase yields the protein MTHDPLFQPLRFGALTLPNRIVMPPMTRSRASQPGDEANELMAAYYAQRASAGLIVSEGTYIAPLGKGYAWTPGIHTPSQVAGWRRVTDAVHAAHGRIFAQLWHVGRLSHTSLLGGKQPVSSSPIQAKGVNVFIAGEDGSTPGFVQASEPRALSVDEIREIVDQYRAAARNAIEAGFDGVELHGANGYLVNQFIDSNANTRTDAYGGSLENRLRFLREVVQALIEGTGDASRVGVRLAPLTTLNGCVDDDPETTYLAAAKLLGELGIGYLHIAEADWDDAPLMPVEFKRQLRAAFPGVLIYAGAYTAERAREAIAAGWADLIAFGRPFVANPDLPERLRTGAALAPHDRNTLFGGGAKGLIDYPTLAQAAA